A window of the Mus pahari chromosome 1, PAHARI_EIJ_v1.1, whole genome shotgun sequence genome harbors these coding sequences:
- the Clec11a gene encoding C-type lectin domain family 11 member A isoform X2 — translation MEVEEGGSRENLQEALGMPTGVGNKDNLAENPEDKEVWETTETQGEEETTTAPSSRPNPFPSPSPTPEDTVTYILGRLASLDAGLHQLHVRLHVLDTRVVELTQGLRQLRGAASDNRDAVQALKEVQDRAEQEHGRLEGCLKGLRLGHKCFLLSRDFETQAAAQARCKARGGSLAQPADQRQMDALSRYLRAALAPYNWPVWLGVHDRRSEGLYLFENGQRVSFFAWHRAFSLESGAQPSAATHPLSPDQPNGGVQENCVAQASDDGSWWDHDCERRLYFVCEFPF, via the exons ATGGAGGTGGAGGAAGGCGGGAGCAGGGAG AATCTCCAGGAGGCCCTAGGGATGCCCACTGGGGTGGGAAATAAGGATAATCTTGCTGAAAACCCTGAAGACAAAGAGGTCTGGGAGACCACAGAGACTCAAGGGGAAGAAGAAACCACCACAGCACCTTCTTCTCGTCCCAACCCTTTCCCCAGCCCTTCTCCCACACCAGAGGACACTGTCACTTACATCT TGGGCCGCTTGGCCAGCCTCGATGCAGGCCTACACCAACTGCACGTCCGTCTGCACGTTTTGGACACCCGTGTGGTTGAGCTGACCCAGGGGCTGCGGCAGCTGCGGGGTGCTGCGAGTGACAACCGCGACGCAGTGCAAGCCCTAAAGGAGGTCCAGGACCGTGCTGAGCAGGAGCACGGCCGCTTGGAGG GCTGCCTGAAGGGCCTGCGCCTTGGCCACAAGTGCTTCCTGCTCTCGCGAGACTTCGAGACACAGGCGGCGGCGCAGGCGCGGTGCAAGGCGCGAGGTGGAAGCTTAGCGCAGCCTGCGGACCAGCGGCAGATGGATGCACTGAGCCGGTACTTACGCGCCGCGCTCGCCCCCTACAACTGGCCGGTGTGGCTGGGAGTTCACGATCGGCGCTCCGAGGGGCTCTACCTTTTCGAGAACGGCCAGCGCGTGTCCTTCTTCGCCTGGCACCGCGCCTTCAGCCTGGAGTCCGGCGCCCAGCCCAGTGCGGCAACACATCCACTCAGCCCGGATCAGCCCAATGGCGGCGTCCAGGAGAACTGCGTGGCCCAGGCCTCAGACGACGGTTCCTGGTGGGACCATGACTGTGAGCGGCGCCTCTACTTCGTCTGCGAGTTCCCCTTTTAG
- the Clec11a gene encoding C-type lectin domain family 11 member A isoform X3: MPTGVGNKDNLAENPEDKEVWETTETQGEEETTTAPSSRPNPFPSPSPTPEDTVTYILGRLASLDAGLHQLHVRLHVLDTRVVELTQGLRQLRGAASDNRDAVQALKEVQDRAEQEHGRLEGCLKGLRLGHKCFLLSRDFETQAAAQARCKARGGSLAQPADQRQMDALSRYLRAALAPYNWPVWLGVHDRRSEGLYLFENGQRVSFFAWHRAFSLESGAQPSAATHPLSPDQPNGGVQENCVAQASDDGSWWDHDCERRLYFVCEFPF, translated from the exons ATGCCCACTGGGGTGGGAAATAAGGATAATCTTGCTGAAAACCCTGAAGACAAAGAGGTCTGGGAGACCACAGAGACTCAAGGGGAAGAAGAAACCACCACAGCACCTTCTTCTCGTCCCAACCCTTTCCCCAGCCCTTCTCCCACACCAGAGGACACTGTCACTTACATCT TGGGCCGCTTGGCCAGCCTCGATGCAGGCCTACACCAACTGCACGTCCGTCTGCACGTTTTGGACACCCGTGTGGTTGAGCTGACCCAGGGGCTGCGGCAGCTGCGGGGTGCTGCGAGTGACAACCGCGACGCAGTGCAAGCCCTAAAGGAGGTCCAGGACCGTGCTGAGCAGGAGCACGGCCGCTTGGAGG GCTGCCTGAAGGGCCTGCGCCTTGGCCACAAGTGCTTCCTGCTCTCGCGAGACTTCGAGACACAGGCGGCGGCGCAGGCGCGGTGCAAGGCGCGAGGTGGAAGCTTAGCGCAGCCTGCGGACCAGCGGCAGATGGATGCACTGAGCCGGTACTTACGCGCCGCGCTCGCCCCCTACAACTGGCCGGTGTGGCTGGGAGTTCACGATCGGCGCTCCGAGGGGCTCTACCTTTTCGAGAACGGCCAGCGCGTGTCCTTCTTCGCCTGGCACCGCGCCTTCAGCCTGGAGTCCGGCGCCCAGCCCAGTGCGGCAACACATCCACTCAGCCCGGATCAGCCCAATGGCGGCGTCCAGGAGAACTGCGTGGCCCAGGCCTCAGACGACGGTTCCTGGTGGGACCATGACTGTGAGCGGCGCCTCTACTTCGTCTGCGAGTTCCCCTTTTAG
- the Clec11a gene encoding C-type lectin domain family 11 member A isoform X1, translating into MQAAWLLGALVVPQLLSFGHGARGPGREWEGGWGGALEEERERESQMLKNLQEALGMPTGVGNKDNLAENPEDKEVWETTETQGEEETTTAPSSRPNPFPSPSPTPEDTVTYILGRLASLDAGLHQLHVRLHVLDTRVVELTQGLRQLRGAASDNRDAVQALKEVQDRAEQEHGRLEGCLKGLRLGHKCFLLSRDFETQAAAQARCKARGGSLAQPADQRQMDALSRYLRAALAPYNWPVWLGVHDRRSEGLYLFENGQRVSFFAWHRAFSLESGAQPSAATHPLSPDQPNGGVQENCVAQASDDGSWWDHDCERRLYFVCEFPF; encoded by the exons ATGCAGGCAGCCTGGCTCTTGGGGGCCCTAGTGGTCCCTCAGCTTTTGAGTTTTGGCCATGGAGCCCGAGGTCCtgggagggagtgggaaggaggctggggaggtgccctggaggaggagagagagcggGAGTCACAGATGTTGAAG AATCTCCAGGAGGCCCTAGGGATGCCCACTGGGGTGGGAAATAAGGATAATCTTGCTGAAAACCCTGAAGACAAAGAGGTCTGGGAGACCACAGAGACTCAAGGGGAAGAAGAAACCACCACAGCACCTTCTTCTCGTCCCAACCCTTTCCCCAGCCCTTCTCCCACACCAGAGGACACTGTCACTTACATCT TGGGCCGCTTGGCCAGCCTCGATGCAGGCCTACACCAACTGCACGTCCGTCTGCACGTTTTGGACACCCGTGTGGTTGAGCTGACCCAGGGGCTGCGGCAGCTGCGGGGTGCTGCGAGTGACAACCGCGACGCAGTGCAAGCCCTAAAGGAGGTCCAGGACCGTGCTGAGCAGGAGCACGGCCGCTTGGAGG GCTGCCTGAAGGGCCTGCGCCTTGGCCACAAGTGCTTCCTGCTCTCGCGAGACTTCGAGACACAGGCGGCGGCGCAGGCGCGGTGCAAGGCGCGAGGTGGAAGCTTAGCGCAGCCTGCGGACCAGCGGCAGATGGATGCACTGAGCCGGTACTTACGCGCCGCGCTCGCCCCCTACAACTGGCCGGTGTGGCTGGGAGTTCACGATCGGCGCTCCGAGGGGCTCTACCTTTTCGAGAACGGCCAGCGCGTGTCCTTCTTCGCCTGGCACCGCGCCTTCAGCCTGGAGTCCGGCGCCCAGCCCAGTGCGGCAACACATCCACTCAGCCCGGATCAGCCCAATGGCGGCGTCCAGGAGAACTGCGTGGCCCAGGCCTCAGACGACGGTTCCTGGTGGGACCATGACTGTGAGCGGCGCCTCTACTTCGTCTGCGAGTTCCCCTTTTAG